The following is a genomic window from Parabacteroides johnsonii DSM 18315.
GGTCCAGCATGTGGGTTTGTATGCCGGCTTCATGGAACGGTTTCGTCCATTCGCGTACGGCTTTGTTTGGGTTTTCACCGAATAATAAGTTTACTTGTTCGAATCCTCCGCCATTGGTCTCTACGCGGGCGAAGCATCCCATCTCGATAATGGCCGGTGCCACCCGTGTTAGCTGGTCTACGGTGGGGACATATTTTCCGGCAGATTGCCACATGTCACGGAAGACCAAACTAAATTTGATTTCTCTTTTCATGATATTCTATATGTATAAATGCTATTATAATTTCTCGATCTTGACGACTTTCCCTTTTCCGCCTGTCATAACGCTTACAGCCGATACGATTGCGGCGGTTGCCTGGTTCGTAATGCCGGCAGCCGGTGCAGCAGTCTGCCTTTGTGGTGTCGTTTGTTTTTTAACGATAATCTCTTCGGGCGCATATTTGTTTACCAGTACGATCAGGCCCTTCCCAAGATAGATAACGATCATCAGGATAGCAAAAACAGTGGTCATTCCTACGATCATTAACAAAAGTCCAGTTTCTATGTTTTCCATACTCATTTATTGACGGGAAAGCGTGCGGTTGGTGTGGCTGGCACAATCCTTCCCAAGTTAAAAATTCAGCTACAAAATTAGAAAAATGTCTGAAACTCACTTATAGATTCTTCATAAAAAATATGAAAAGGGTTCGGACTTTTCGTATCTTTGCCTCCCTGAAAACAATTTGTAATTAAATCATGGGAAACTTCTTTACATCACTATTCTCTTCCTCTAAGGCAGCAACGCCCGAAGAAGAAAAAAGCAAGAACGATCAGAAAAATTTCGATATTCTGAAATATGATGGTGTCCGCGCCCAGAAGATAGGGCAGGTGGCGTATGCCATCAAATGTTTTACCGGAGCGTTGAAGTTACAAGAAGATTTCGAGACGATGACGTATCTGGTCGCTGCCTATACGACGGCGAATAAGGCAGAGGACGCGCTCGAAGTGCTGAACCGTATGGTGGAGCTTGAGCCGGACCATATCAATACGCTGCTGACAAGGGTGAACGTGCTTTTCATGTTGGACAAGGATGCGGATGTGATCGCCGATTGCCGGCATATTCTTGAATTGGAAGAGACGAACCATCTAGCTTGGTTCCTGATGGGGAAGGCGAAGCGGACGACTTCCGATCCGCTGGGGGCTATTGCCGACCTGACGAGAGCGATTGCTTTGAAAGAAGATTTTACGGATGCCTATTTGATGCGTGCCCGGATATTGTTGTCGATGCAGCAGGCGACCGAAGCGCTTCCCGATGTGGAAAAAGCCATTACGCTGGCTCCGGAAGAAGAAACATCCTACCTGCTGCGCGGTCGTATCCATGAAGCGATGGGAAATATCGACGCTGCTACGGCCGATTATCAGAATGTGTTGGAACTGAATCCGTTCAACGACGAAGCGATGCTGCTGGTCGGCCAGCTCCTGATCACACAGGGACGTTTGGATGAAGCGATCACTTTCTTCGACGAAGCGATCGACCTGAAGCCGGATTTCGGCAAAGCATACGCCGAACGGGGGCGTGCCAAGAACTTGAAAGGGGATAAGGAAGGCGCTTTCGAAGACCTGAAAAAATCCATCGAACTGAACCCCGAAGGCGATGAGGCCCAAAAGTTGGAAGGGCAGCATACGAACTTCAACGATATGTATAAGGGAGGGATCTTCTGAAAAGATGTATAAGGGGGAAATCTTCTAAAAAGATGCCTGATAAATTGTATGTTCCGACAAAATGGAGTAAATTTGTATCTATCATAAAAAGAATTGGATATGACCATATTTGACGAGTATAAGACATACAAAGGCGAAGTTGAAATCTCTCCTTCATTGCTTTGGGAGTATGACCTGTCCCATTTTGACTGGTGGAAAACAAGGAAGGTGGTGGTTCAGCGCATCATCGAAAGGGGATGGCTGACAGATTTTTATGCCGCGTTCAAATTGTATGGCGGCATAGAAGGATTCAGGGAAATAATAAAGGAAGTTCCCAGCCTGTCTCCAAGGGACATGAATTTTGTCTGCGTTGCCTTTGACCTTAAAAAAGAAGAACTGAGAT
Proteins encoded in this region:
- a CDS encoding OadG family protein, giving the protein MENIETGLLLMIVGMTTVFAILMIVIYLGKGLIVLVNKYAPEEIIVKKQTTPQRQTAAPAAGITNQATAAIVSAVSVMTGGKGKVVKIEKL
- a CDS encoding tetratricopeptide repeat protein; its protein translation is MGNFFTSLFSSSKAATPEEEKSKNDQKNFDILKYDGVRAQKIGQVAYAIKCFTGALKLQEDFETMTYLVAAYTTANKAEDALEVLNRMVELEPDHINTLLTRVNVLFMLDKDADVIADCRHILELEETNHLAWFLMGKAKRTTSDPLGAIADLTRAIALKEDFTDAYLMRARILLSMQQATEALPDVEKAITLAPEEETSYLLRGRIHEAMGNIDAATADYQNVLELNPFNDEAMLLVGQLLITQGRLDEAITFFDEAIDLKPDFGKAYAERGRAKNLKGDKEGAFEDLKKSIELNPEGDEAQKLEGQHTNFNDMYKGGIF
- a CDS encoding DUF6922 domain-containing protein, with translation MTIFDEYKTYKGEVEISPSLLWEYDLSHFDWWKTRKVVVQRIIERGWLTDFYAAFKLYGGIEGFREIIKEVPSLSPRDMNFVCVAFDLKKEELRCYTRKLLRDQLLSS